From a single Collimonas pratensis genomic region:
- the clpA gene encoding ATP-dependent Clp protease ATP-binding subunit ClpA: protein MIAQELEVSLHMAFVEARQARHEFITVEHLLLALLDNPSAAEVLRACAVNIDDMRKTLTIFIGDNTPTVPGSNEVDTQPTLGFQRVIQRAIMHVQSASNGKKEVTGANVLVAIFGEKDSHAVYYLHQQGVTRLDVVNFISHGVRKDQQADTQKSSEGAEEVQAEGQAKESPLDQFTQNLNKLATEGKIDPLIGREYEVERVIQTLCRRRKNNPLLVGEAGVGKTAIAEGLAWRITQGEVPEILQNAIVYSLDMGSLLAGTKYRGDFEQRLKAVLKQLKDSPHGILFIDEIHTIIGAGSASGGTLDASNLLKPALSSGQLKCIGATTYTEFRGVFEKDHALSRRFQKIDVNEPTVEQTVQILRGLKSRFEEHHGVKYSASALTSAAELAARFINDRHLPDKAIDVIDEAGAAQRILPKSKQKKTIGKGEIEDIIAKIARIPPQSVNQDDRSKLQTIDRDLRNVVFGQDPAIDALASAIKMARAGLGKTDRPIGSFLFSGPTGVGKTEVAKQLAFILGIDLIRFDMSEYMERHAVSRLIGAPPGYVGFDQGGLLTEAVTKKPHAVLLLDEIEKAHPDIFNILLQVMDHGALTDNNGRKADFRNVIIIMTTNAGAESLQKRSIGFTDKKEAGDEMADIKRMFTPEFRNRIDSIISFRALDEEVILRVVDKFLMQLEEQLHEKKVEAVFTENLRKFLAKKGFDPLMGARPMSRLIQDMIRKALADELLFGKLVTGGRVTVDLDDKEQISLDFAEKDSSTPSAPEETVEVE from the coding sequence ATGATTGCGCAGGAACTGGAAGTAAGTTTGCACATGGCGTTTGTCGAGGCACGGCAAGCAAGGCACGAGTTCATCACCGTGGAACATCTGCTGCTGGCCTTGCTCGACAATCCGTCGGCAGCGGAGGTGCTGCGCGCATGCGCCGTCAACATCGATGACATGCGCAAGACGCTGACCATCTTCATCGGCGACAACACGCCGACGGTGCCTGGTTCGAATGAAGTGGATACCCAGCCTACCCTGGGCTTCCAGCGCGTCATCCAGCGCGCCATCATGCATGTGCAATCGGCTTCCAACGGCAAGAAGGAAGTCACCGGCGCCAATGTGCTGGTGGCGATCTTCGGCGAGAAGGATTCGCATGCGGTGTATTACCTGCACCAGCAAGGCGTGACCCGTCTCGACGTCGTCAACTTCATTTCGCATGGCGTGCGCAAGGATCAGCAAGCCGACACCCAGAAATCGTCGGAAGGCGCGGAAGAAGTGCAAGCCGAAGGCCAGGCCAAGGAAAGCCCGCTCGACCAGTTCACCCAAAACCTGAACAAGCTGGCCACCGAAGGCAAGATCGATCCGCTGATCGGCCGCGAGTATGAGGTCGAGCGTGTGATCCAGACCTTGTGCCGCCGCCGCAAGAACAATCCCTTGCTGGTCGGCGAAGCCGGCGTCGGCAAGACCGCGATTGCCGAGGGATTGGCATGGCGTATCACGCAAGGCGAGGTTCCCGAGATCTTGCAGAATGCCATCGTCTATTCGCTCGACATGGGTTCGCTGCTGGCCGGCACCAAGTATCGCGGCGATTTCGAGCAGCGCCTGAAAGCGGTGCTCAAGCAACTGAAAGACAGCCCGCACGGCATCCTGTTCATCGATGAGATCCACACCATCATCGGTGCCGGCTCGGCTTCCGGCGGCACGCTGGATGCATCCAATCTGCTGAAACCGGCTTTGTCGAGCGGCCAGCTGAAGTGCATCGGCGCCACCACCTACACCGAATTCCGCGGCGTGTTCGAGAAAGACCACGCGCTGTCGCGGCGCTTCCAGAAGATCGACGTCAACGAACCGACGGTCGAGCAGACCGTGCAGATCCTGCGCGGCCTGAAGTCGCGCTTTGAAGAGCATCACGGCGTCAAGTATTCGGCTTCCGCCCTGACCAGTGCGGCAGAACTGGCGGCGCGTTTCATCAACGATCGCCATCTGCCGGACAAGGCTATCGACGTCATCGACGAAGCGGGTGCGGCGCAACGCATCCTGCCGAAGTCGAAGCAAAAGAAAACCATCGGCAAAGGCGAGATCGAAGACATCATCGCCAAGATTGCGCGGATTCCGCCGCAATCGGTCAACCAGGATGACCGCAGCAAGCTGCAGACCATAGACCGCGATTTGCGCAATGTGGTGTTTGGCCAGGATCCGGCCATCGATGCCTTGGCGTCGGCAATCAAGATGGCGCGTGCCGGGCTCGGCAAGACCGACCGCCCGATCGGCTCCTTCCTGTTCTCCGGTCCGACCGGGGTCGGCAAGACCGAAGTGGCGAAGCAGCTGGCGTTCATCCTTGGCATCGACCTGATCCGTTTCGACATGTCGGAATACATGGAGCGCCATGCGGTCAGCCGCCTGATCGGCGCGCCGCCGGGCTATGTCGGTTTCGACCAGGGCGGTCTGCTGACCGAAGCCGTAACCAAGAAGCCGCATGCCGTGCTGCTGCTGGATGAAATCGAAAAAGCCCATCCGGACATTTTCAACATCCTGTTGCAAGTGATGGATCACGGTGCATTGACTGACAACAACGGCCGCAAGGCGGACTTCCGCAATGTGATCATCATCATGACCACCAATGCCGGTGCGGAAAGCCTGCAGAAGCGTTCGATCGGCTTCACCGACAAGAAGGAAGCCGGCGACGAGATGGCGGATATCAAGCGCATGTTTACGCCTGAGTTCCGCAACCGCATCGACTCCATCATCAGCTTCCGCGCACTCGATGAAGAAGTCATCCTGCGCGTGGTCGACAAGTTCCTGATGCAGCTGGAAGAACAGTTGCACGAGAAAAAAGTGGAAGCGGTGTTTACCGAGAACTTGCGGAAATTCCTGGCCAAGAAGGGTTTCGATCCATTGATGGGCGCGCGGCCGATGTCGCGCCTGATCCAGGACATGATACGCAAGGCGCTGGCCGACGAACTGTTGTTCGGCAAGCTGGTGACCGGTGGCCGCGTGACCGTGGATCTCGACGACAAGGAACAGATCAGCCTCGACTTTGCCGAGAAAGACAGCTCCACGCCGTCTGCTCCCGAGGAAACGGTGGAAGTGGAGTAA
- a CDS encoding M48 family metallopeptidase has translation MRLTNAPAWHGFKRYAAVTLPLVLLAACSTTETIPPGIVKPATPVTPPPAAVVVPPQQAELKSLIALQDRLYDVAAPLLVNNALLCRNNARNLLGFTAKTKYSFTAEFIAAASSLGLTDQLQITGVLAGSGAAKVGLQRGDLLVAIQDKPVPVGADAERQTALMLGPLVNGRNNIKVTVARNGGNQTMNVPLTRACAFGIELGNTDNVISYADGRRVLVSAGMMKFTQNDDELALVIAKEMAHNSLTHASRQRNTATMTGVIDNLIRLRPDTTSLSGAAGVKPYPQQLDVAADKLSLYMVARAGYKVDNAAAFWQRLATQYPATVLNGYTAIHPATDYRISAIQQAVADIQAKQASGAVIQP, from the coding sequence ATGAGATTGACCAACGCTCCCGCATGGCATGGCTTCAAACGCTATGCCGCGGTGACTTTGCCGCTGGTATTGCTGGCGGCCTGCAGCACCACGGAAACCATCCCGCCCGGCATCGTGAAACCGGCGACCCCGGTGACGCCGCCGCCGGCCGCAGTGGTAGTGCCGCCGCAACAGGCTGAACTGAAATCCTTGATTGCCCTGCAAGACCGGCTGTACGACGTTGCAGCGCCCTTGCTGGTAAATAATGCGCTGTTGTGCCGGAACAATGCGCGCAACCTGCTTGGTTTTACTGCAAAAACCAAATACTCCTTTACCGCGGAATTCATCGCCGCGGCTTCCTCTCTCGGCTTGACCGACCAGTTGCAGATCACCGGCGTGCTGGCCGGCAGCGGCGCCGCCAAAGTCGGCCTGCAGCGCGGCGACTTGCTGGTGGCGATACAGGACAAGCCGGTGCCGGTTGGCGCCGATGCGGAACGCCAGACCGCGCTGATGCTTGGCCCGCTGGTCAACGGCCGCAACAATATCAAGGTCACGGTTGCCCGTAACGGCGGCAACCAGACCATGAACGTGCCGCTGACCCGTGCCTGCGCCTTCGGCATCGAACTCGGCAACACCGACAATGTGATCAGCTATGCCGACGGCCGCCGCGTGCTGGTCAGCGCCGGCATGATGAAATTTACCCAGAACGACGACGAACTGGCGCTGGTGATCGCCAAGGAAATGGCGCACAACTCGCTGACCCATGCTTCACGCCAGCGCAACACGGCGACCATGACCGGCGTCATCGACAACCTGATCCGCCTGCGTCCCGACACCACCTCGCTGAGCGGCGCGGCCGGCGTCAAGCCCTATCCGCAGCAGCTGGACGTGGCTGCCGACAAACTGTCGCTGTACATGGTGGCGCGCGCCGGCTACAAGGTCGACAACGCAGCAGCCTTCTGGCAACGGCTGGCGACCCAGTATCCGGCGACAGTCCTGAACGGCTATACCGCGATCCACCCCGCCACCGACTATCGCATCAGCGCGATCCAGCAAGCCGTGGCGGACATCCAGGCGAAACAGGCCAGCGGCGCTGTCATCCAGCCGTAA
- the dut gene encoding dUTP diphosphatase, with translation MNNIDVKILDPRMQDQLPAYATEGSAGLDLRACLDAPLTIKPGETHLIPTGLAIHIGDPAYAAMILPRSGLGHKHGIVLGNLVGLIDSDYQGQLMVSTWNRGQTEFTLNPMERLAQLVIVPVARVRFNVVADFESSERGAGGFGSTGKH, from the coding sequence ATGAATAACATCGACGTCAAAATTCTCGACCCGCGCATGCAAGACCAACTGCCAGCCTACGCCACCGAAGGCAGTGCCGGCCTGGACCTGCGCGCCTGCCTGGACGCGCCGCTGACGATCAAACCCGGCGAAACCCATCTGATTCCGACCGGCCTGGCGATTCACATCGGCGATCCGGCCTACGCCGCCATGATCCTGCCACGCAGCGGCCTTGGCCACAAACATGGCATCGTGCTGGGGAACCTGGTGGGCCTGATCGACTCTGATTACCAGGGTCAGCTGATGGTATCCACCTGGAACCGCGGGCAGACCGAATTTACCCTTAATCCCATGGAACGGCTGGCGCAGCTGGTGATTGTGCCGGTAGCGCGTGTCCGTTTTAATGTCGTAGCCGATTTCGAGAGCAGCGAACGCGGCGCAGGCGGCTTTGGCAGCACCGGAAAACATTGA
- the coaBC gene encoding bifunctional phosphopantothenoylcysteine decarboxylase/phosphopantothenate--cysteine ligase CoaBC, with the protein MDLAGKKIVLGLTGGIACYKAAEFTRALIKAGASVQVVMTAAATHFITPVTMQGLSGKTVFTDQWDARIGNNMPHIDLTRDADAIVIVPCSADFIFKLAHGACDDLLSTLCVARPATVPLLVAPAMNVEMWQNPATQRNLAQLQADGIQLLGPDAGEQACGEVGMGRMLEAHELLAEVIAAFQPKLLKGKRVLVTAGPTFEPIDPVRGITNLSSGKMGYAVARAAYEAGAEVTLVSGPTALATPYGVRRIGIQTAQQMHDIVMAQMAAQSGTDIFVAVAAVADWRVANASSQKLKKNADGSAPQLVFEQNPDILATVAALPKPPYCVGFAAESENLLQYGEAKRIRKNVPLLVGNIGHDTFGKDDNQLVLFDAGGHTELARAGKQELARQLIAAIATRLGK; encoded by the coding sequence ATGGATCTCGCTGGCAAAAAAATCGTGCTGGGGCTGACCGGCGGCATCGCCTGCTACAAGGCGGCCGAATTCACGCGCGCGCTGATCAAGGCCGGCGCCTCGGTGCAGGTAGTGATGACGGCGGCGGCAACCCACTTCATTACCCCGGTCACCATGCAGGGCTTGTCCGGCAAGACGGTGTTTACCGACCAGTGGGACGCCCGCATCGGTAATAACATGCCGCATATCGACCTGACGCGCGACGCCGACGCCATCGTCATCGTGCCCTGCTCCGCCGATTTCATTTTCAAGCTGGCGCATGGCGCTTGCGACGACTTGTTGTCGACTCTGTGCGTCGCCCGTCCCGCCACCGTGCCGCTGCTGGTGGCGCCCGCCATGAACGTCGAGATGTGGCAGAACCCGGCCACTCAGCGCAACCTGGCGCAACTGCAGGCAGACGGCATCCAGCTGCTCGGCCCCGACGCCGGCGAACAGGCTTGCGGCGAAGTCGGCATGGGCCGCATGCTGGAAGCCCATGAGCTGCTGGCGGAAGTGATCGCCGCGTTCCAGCCCAAACTCCTCAAAGGCAAGCGCGTGCTGGTCACTGCCGGCCCGACTTTCGAGCCGATCGACCCTGTGCGCGGCATCACCAACCTGTCCTCCGGCAAAATGGGTTATGCCGTAGCGCGCGCAGCTTACGAAGCCGGCGCCGAAGTGACGCTGGTATCCGGCCCGACCGCGCTCGCCACGCCGTATGGCGTACGCCGCATCGGCATCCAGACCGCACAGCAAATGCATGACATCGTGATGGCGCAAATGGCGGCACAAAGCGGCACCGATATTTTCGTCGCCGTGGCGGCGGTGGCAGACTGGCGCGTAGCCAATGCCAGCAGCCAGAAATTGAAGAAGAATGCCGACGGCAGCGCCCCGCAACTGGTGTTCGAGCAAAACCCCGATATTCTGGCAACAGTTGCGGCGCTGCCAAAACCACCGTACTGTGTCGGCTTTGCCGCCGAATCGGAGAACCTGCTGCAATATGGCGAGGCCAAGCGCATCCGGAAAAATGTGCCGCTGCTGGTCGGGAATATCGGCCATGACACTTTTGGCAAAGACGATAATCAACTGGTATTGTTTGACGCGGGCGGACATACTGAACTGGCGCGTGCCGGCAAGCAGGAACTGGCGCGCCAGCTGATCGCCGCCATCGCAACCCGTCTCGGCAAATAG
- the lspA gene encoding signal peptidase II → MATKKRSSPISTTSSKYGLAPWLAIAALVLVLDQLTKITIVRLFSYGESLAVTSFFNLVLVYNKGAAFSFLSTESGWQRYLFTALGIAAALFITFLLKRHAGQRMFCTALALILGGAIGNVIDRIAYGHVIDFLDIYVRNWHWPAFNIADSAICVGAVLFVIDELRRVNNK, encoded by the coding sequence ATGGCTACCAAAAAACGCTCCTCACCTATCTCCACCACCTCTTCGAAATACGGCCTGGCGCCATGGCTGGCGATCGCCGCGCTGGTGCTGGTGCTCGACCAGCTGACCAAGATCACCATCGTGCGCCTGTTCAGCTATGGCGAATCGCTGGCGGTCACGTCTTTCTTCAACCTGGTGCTGGTGTATAACAAGGGCGCCGCCTTCAGTTTTCTGTCGACCGAATCCGGCTGGCAGCGCTACCTGTTCACCGCGCTCGGCATTGCCGCCGCGCTGTTCATTACCTTCTTGCTGAAGCGGCATGCCGGCCAGCGCATGTTCTGCACCGCGCTGGCGCTGATCCTGGGCGGCGCCATCGGCAACGTGATTGACCGTATCGCCTACGGCCACGTAATCGACTTTCTCGACATCTATGTGCGCAACTGGCACTGGCCGGCTTTCAATATCGCCGATAGCGCGATCTGCGTCGGTGCGGTATTGTTCGTGATTGATGAATTGCGCCGCGTAAACAATAAGTAA
- the ileS gene encoding isoleucine--tRNA ligase translates to MSDQTSKPENTKPAKQAKPQSKYPVNMTETPFPMRGDLAKREPQWVKQWQEKKVYERIRKASKGRPKFILHDGPPYANGEIHLGHAVNKILKDMIVKARNMAGFDAPYVPGWDCHGMPIEIQIEKKYGKNLPVAEVQSKARAYANEQIDLQRKDFIRLGVLGEWDNPYLTMAFGNEADELRALGTILEKGYVYRGLKPVNWCFDCGSALAEAEVEYQDKRDPSIDVGFPFAEPAKLATAFGLPALPTDKGYVVIWTTTPWTIPSNQALNVHPEVDYALVQTVRNGEPLLLILAQDLVADSLQRFGLEGTVIATCKGEALSLINFKHPLAATDPGYDRLSPVYLGDYVTTDSGTGIVHSAPAYGIEDFISCKAHGMKDDDIISPVMGDGKFASWLPFFAGMTIWEASKPICSKLEEAGALFKLVMFDHSYMHCWRHKSPIIYRATSQWFASMDNLPTDGHASLRATALQAIDDTAFFPSWGKARLHGMIANRPDWTLSRQRQWGVPMAFFVHKESGQLHPRTPELLEQIAQRVEQHGIEAWQALDPKELLGDDADNYVKNKDTLDVWFDSGSTHQTVLRGSHASQLQFPADLYLEGSDQHRGWFHSSLLTSAMLNGRAPYNALLTHGFVVDGEGRKMSKSLKNGVEPQKVADSLGAEILRLWVASSDYSGEITISEEILKRVTESYRRIRNTLRFLLANTSDFNPATDAVPIAELLEIDRYAIASMAQLQADILNHYETYEFHPVISKLQMYCSEDLGGFYLDILKDRLYTSGVSSAARRSAQTAIWHITQALLRVMAPTLSFTAEEAWSFFASPEAFAASDETIFTQTYYTLPEIDGAAALIEKFNAVRAVRADVTKQLEEVRVAGGIGSSLQAEVEIKATAAKYALLTSLGDDLKFVLITSSASVSEVASEAEEAILVTPSTQQKCERCWHYRADVGSHPEHPGLCGRCVANLFGKGEQRHVA, encoded by the coding sequence ATGTCCGACCAGACCAGCAAACCAGAGAACACCAAGCCGGCCAAGCAAGCTAAGCCGCAGAGTAAATACCCGGTCAACATGACCGAGACGCCATTCCCCATGCGCGGCGATCTCGCCAAGCGCGAGCCGCAATGGGTCAAGCAATGGCAGGAAAAGAAAGTCTACGAACGGATCCGCAAGGCGTCCAAGGGCCGGCCGAAATTCATCCTGCATGACGGCCCGCCGTATGCCAATGGCGAGATCCACCTCGGCCACGCCGTCAACAAGATCCTCAAGGACATGATCGTCAAGGCCCGCAACATGGCCGGCTTCGATGCGCCTTACGTGCCGGGCTGGGATTGCCATGGCATGCCGATCGAAATCCAGATCGAAAAGAAGTACGGCAAGAACCTGCCGGTGGCGGAAGTACAGTCCAAGGCACGTGCCTACGCCAACGAACAGATCGACCTGCAGCGCAAAGACTTCATCCGTCTCGGCGTGCTGGGCGAATGGGACAATCCTTACCTGACCATGGCCTTCGGCAACGAAGCCGATGAGTTGCGCGCGCTCGGCACCATCCTGGAAAAAGGCTATGTGTACCGCGGCCTAAAGCCGGTCAACTGGTGTTTCGACTGCGGCTCGGCGCTGGCGGAAGCGGAAGTGGAATACCAAGACAAGCGCGACCCGTCGATCGACGTCGGCTTCCCATTTGCCGAACCGGCCAAGCTGGCTACGGCCTTCGGCCTGCCGGCGCTGCCGACCGACAAGGGTTATGTGGTGATCTGGACCACGACGCCATGGACCATCCCGTCCAACCAGGCGCTCAACGTCCATCCGGAAGTCGACTACGCGCTGGTGCAGACGGTGCGCAACGGCGAGCCGCTGCTGCTGATCCTGGCGCAGGACCTGGTGGCGGATTCGCTGCAGCGTTTCGGCCTGGAAGGCACTGTCATCGCCACTTGCAAGGGCGAAGCGCTGTCGCTGATCAATTTCAAGCACCCGTTGGCCGCTACCGATCCGGGCTATGATCGTTTGTCGCCGGTCTACCTGGGTGACTACGTGACGACCGACAGCGGCACCGGTATCGTGCACTCGGCGCCCGCCTACGGCATCGAAGACTTTATCTCCTGCAAAGCGCACGGCATGAAGGACGACGACATCATCAGCCCGGTCATGGGTGATGGCAAGTTTGCCTCCTGGCTGCCGTTCTTTGCCGGCATGACCATCTGGGAAGCCTCGAAGCCGATCTGCAGCAAGTTGGAAGAAGCCGGTGCGCTGTTCAAGCTGGTCATGTTCGACCACAGCTACATGCATTGCTGGCGCCATAAGTCGCCGATCATCTATCGCGCCACTTCGCAGTGGTTCGCCAGCATGGACAACCTGCCGACCGATGGCCACGCCAGCCTGCGCGCCACCGCGCTGCAAGCGATCGACGACACCGCGTTTTTCCCGAGCTGGGGCAAGGCGCGCCTGCATGGCATGATCGCCAACCGTCCTGACTGGACCTTGTCCCGCCAGCGCCAATGGGGCGTGCCGATGGCATTCTTCGTGCACAAGGAAAGCGGCCAGCTGCATCCGCGCACGCCGGAACTGCTGGAGCAGATCGCCCAGCGCGTCGAACAGCACGGCATCGAAGCATGGCAGGCACTGGATCCTAAGGAACTACTGGGCGACGACGCCGACAACTACGTCAAGAACAAGGACACGCTGGACGTCTGGTTCGACTCCGGTTCGACCCACCAGACCGTGCTGCGCGGCTCGCACGCCAGCCAGCTACAATTCCCGGCCGACCTCTACCTGGAAGGTTCGGACCAGCACCGCGGCTGGTTCCATTCGTCCTTGCTGACCTCGGCCATGCTGAACGGCCGCGCGCCCTACAACGCCCTGCTGACGCACGGTTTCGTGGTGGATGGCGAAGGCCGCAAGATGTCGAAATCGCTGAAGAACGGCGTCGAACCGCAAAAAGTGGCGGACTCGCTGGGCGCGGAAATCCTGCGCCTGTGGGTTGCTTCCAGCGATTATTCCGGCGAAATCACTATCTCGGAAGAGATCTTGAAGCGCGTGACGGAATCGTATCGCCGCATCCGCAACACCCTGCGTTTCCTGCTGGCGAATACCTCGGACTTCAATCCGGCGACCGATGCGGTGCCGATCGCCGAGCTGCTGGAAATCGACCGCTATGCGATCGCCAGCATGGCGCAGCTGCAGGCCGATATCCTGAATCATTACGAGACTTACGAATTCCATCCGGTGATCTCGAAACTGCAGATGTACTGCTCGGAAGACTTGGGCGGATTCTACCTGGATATCCTCAAGGATCGTCTGTACACCAGCGGCGTCAGCTCAGCTGCACGACGTTCGGCGCAGACCGCGATCTGGCATATCACTCAGGCGCTGCTGCGAGTGATGGCGCCAACGCTGTCGTTCACGGCGGAAGAAGCCTGGTCCTTCTTCGCCAGCCCGGAAGCATTCGCCGCCAGCGATGAAACCATTTTCACGCAGACCTATTACACGCTGCCGGAAATCGACGGCGCCGCGGCCCTGATCGAAAAATTCAATGCCGTGCGCGCAGTGCGCGCCGACGTCACCAAGCAGCTGGAAGAAGTACGGGTCGCCGGCGGCATCGGCTCCTCCTTGCAGGCGGAAGTCGAGATCAAAGCTACGGCGGCCAAGTACGCGCTGCTGACCAGCCTCGGCGACGACCTCAAGTTTGTGCTGATCACTTCCAGCGCCAGCGTTTCCGAAGTCGCCAGCGAAGCAGAAGAAGCGATCCTGGTGACACCGTCGACCCAGCAAAAATGCGAGCGTTGCTGGCACTACCGCGCCGATGTCGGCAGTCATCCTGAACATCCGGGCCTGTGCGGACGCTGCGTCGCCAACCTGTTTGGCAAGGGCGAACAGCGGCATGTCGCCTGA
- a CDS encoding bifunctional riboflavin kinase/FAD synthetase, translating into MKVFRGLPNAESRAPCALTIGNFDGVHRGHQVLLAHVRKAATELGLDAAVMTFEPHPREFFAQRAGQPGNMPTRVANLRDKLQSLSQAGIDRVIVEHFNASFAAMSPQDFIEKVLVEGLHVKWLMVGEDFCFGSRRAGNIDTLIEAGKKYGFQVETLPTVMNQGARVSSSAVRAALAAGDFVHARALLGHPYAISGHVVHGKKLGRTIGFPTLNLRVSHKLPALSGIFVVKVHGLAEQPLPAVASIGVRPTVDDSGRVLLESYLLDFSGDCYGKLIQVEFLQKLRDEEKYVDLPTLTAAIERDVDNARAYFRQHESTTAVASRAPTAATDRI; encoded by the coding sequence ATGAAGGTATTTCGCGGACTTCCCAACGCCGAATCGCGCGCCCCTTGCGCGCTCACTATCGGCAACTTCGATGGCGTTCATCGCGGCCATCAGGTGCTGCTCGCGCACGTCCGCAAGGCAGCCACCGAACTGGGGCTGGATGCGGCGGTGATGACATTCGAACCACACCCGCGCGAGTTCTTTGCACAGCGTGCCGGCCAGCCGGGCAATATGCCGACCCGCGTCGCCAACCTGCGCGACAAGCTGCAATCGCTGTCCCAAGCCGGCATCGACCGCGTCATCGTCGAACACTTCAACGCCAGTTTCGCCGCCATGTCGCCGCAGGACTTCATCGAAAAAGTGCTGGTCGAGGGCTTGCACGTGAAATGGCTGATGGTGGGCGAAGATTTCTGCTTCGGTTCGCGCCGCGCCGGCAATATCGATACCCTAATCGAAGCCGGCAAGAAATACGGCTTCCAAGTTGAAACCTTGCCGACCGTGATGAATCAAGGCGCACGGGTTTCTTCATCGGCCGTGAGAGCTGCGCTGGCGGCCGGCGATTTTGTCCATGCGCGGGCGCTGCTGGGCCATCCGTATGCGATCTCGGGTCACGTGGTGCATGGCAAGAAGCTTGGCCGCACGATCGGCTTCCCTACCCTGAACCTGCGCGTCAGCCACAAGCTGCCGGCGCTGTCGGGGATTTTCGTGGTGAAAGTGCATGGCCTGGCGGAACAGCCTTTGCCGGCCGTCGCCAGCATCGGCGTGCGTCCTACCGTCGATGACAGCGGCCGAGTGCTACTGGAGAGCTATCTGCTCGATTTCAGCGGCGATTGCTACGGCAAGCTGATCCAGGTCGAATTTTTGCAGAAACTGCGCGACGAAGAAAAATATGTCGACCTGCCGACCCTGACCGCAGCCATCGAGCGCGACGTCGACAATGCGCGGGCGTATTTCCGCCAGCATGAGAGTACAACCGCCGTCGCCTCGCGTGCGCCGACTGCGGCTACCGATCGAATTTGA
- a CDS encoding YidB family protein yields MGLLDSLGGILGGGQQQSNDPKAMLIAAAVPLLLKALQSGGAGAGQTAGAGGGLLSALEGAGLGSVVQSWIGNGQNQAISPDQVQQALGNGHLQELATAAGISPTEAAGHLSEILPGLVDKLTPNGQAPAAGAGGLDLGGLLGGLLGGNKQA; encoded by the coding sequence ATGGGACTATTGGATTCGTTAGGCGGCATCCTCGGTGGCGGCCAGCAGCAATCGAATGATCCGAAAGCCATGTTGATCGCAGCTGCGGTGCCATTGCTGCTGAAGGCGCTGCAAAGCGGCGGCGCAGGCGCAGGCCAGACTGCGGGCGCCGGCGGCGGCCTCCTCAGCGCACTCGAAGGTGCGGGCCTGGGCTCGGTTGTGCAGTCGTGGATCGGCAACGGCCAGAATCAGGCGATTTCGCCGGATCAGGTACAACAGGCGCTGGGCAACGGCCACCTGCAAGAACTGGCGACAGCAGCCGGCATTTCACCAACAGAAGCAGCCGGCCATCTGTCGGAAATCCTGCCAGGCCTGGTCGACAAGCTGACGCCGAATGGCCAGGCTCCCGCAGCCGGCGCCGGCGGCCTCGACCTGGGCGGCTTGCTGGGCGGACTGCTGGGCGGCAACAAGCAGGCCTGA
- a CDS encoding 16S rRNA (uracil(1498)-N(3))-methyltransferase, with the protein MPRFYVSSPLEIGQLLALPDAVAHHLLVLRLGPAAPITLFNGAGGEYTATISSIEKKRVSVEIKTFSPREAELPYAITLAQALPESSKLDWIIEKAVELGVAAIQPLAAQRCVVRLNSERAEKKQSHWQAVIVAAAEQSGRNRLPTLSTLSPFNDWAQQQDLHKRILLSPRGEQSLSDWARHQPPQALALLIGPEGGFTEAEENLACSQGALMLSMGPRILRTETAGLAALAAINAIWGEM; encoded by the coding sequence ATGCCGCGTTTTTACGTCTCAAGTCCACTCGAAATCGGCCAGTTGCTGGCGCTGCCGGATGCGGTCGCCCATCATCTGCTGGTGCTGCGCCTGGGGCCGGCCGCGCCCATCACGCTGTTCAACGGCGCCGGCGGCGAATACACCGCCACCATCAGCAGCATCGAAAAAAAGCGCGTCAGCGTCGAGATCAAGACTTTTTCCCCGCGCGAGGCCGAACTGCCGTACGCCATCACGCTGGCGCAGGCGCTGCCGGAATCCTCCAAGCTGGACTGGATCATCGAAAAAGCCGTCGAGCTGGGCGTCGCCGCGATCCAGCCGCTGGCGGCGCAGCGCTGCGTGGTGCGCCTCAACAGCGAGCGCGCCGAGAAAAAGCAGAGCCACTGGCAAGCAGTGATTGTCGCTGCTGCCGAACAAAGCGGACGCAATCGCCTGCCTACCCTGTCCACCCTCAGTCCTTTCAACGACTGGGCGCAGCAGCAAGACCTGCATAAGCGCATCCTGCTGTCGCCACGCGGCGAGCAATCGCTGTCCGACTGGGCCCGCCATCAGCCGCCGCAGGCGCTGGCGCTGCTGATCGGCCCGGAAGGCGGCTTCACTGAAGCGGAGGAGAACCTGGCCTGCAGCCAGGGGGCGCTGATGTTGTCGATGGGACCACGGATCCTGCGCACCGAAACTGCCGGCCTGGCGGCGCTGGCGGCGATCAATGCGATCTGGGGTGAAATGTAG